The window ACTATGTAATTTAATTCCATTGGCGCATAGTTTCACCAAGAGGTAAAAACCTATTTGTAGAGGTATAAAAGTTTTTAGAATCCTTGCTAATGAGCTGACATCTTCTAGTTATGAACTCAACTTAGTATGCTTATGCGATTTTATAGTTTATGTAAAGTGCTAAAAGCATAATCGAAATTAGTGTTGTTAATCCATTTAACAACTTGTTATCGAATCTCATTTTTGTAAAAGCAAATCTCTTTTTTATAAATGGCCACATAAGCACTATTCCATCAGCTGTTAGAGAATCTAGTAGCAAATGGGATAACCCAATGACAAGAGATATAACAAAAATTTTTTGAATAATTTGATGTGAAATAGCAATTTTTGTGGAAAGAATCAATAGGTTTATCAGGATAGCAACGATGGTGGAAACTAGAAGTACACCAAGTAGTGAATGTGTATATGGTGTTCTCCTATATCTGTTGTGACCTCCTATCGAATCTATGAACCAGTTCACAAATGTTGATAGAGCAACTACAGTAATTGTGTTAACTATTAAATAGCTTGTTATGGGAAGAGCTTCTGCAAGCCACAATCCAATGGCGAAACTAAAAATGTTATGAGTGCTTCTTTTCATAGCAAAACCTTTGAGAATACAGTACAAAAATTAGCTTTTTACATACTTTGACAAATTCTTTCGTTGATAAGCTCTCTATGGGTTTTGATAAACTCTTTCAGAATTGCTGATCTAAATTCTCTTGTTTTTACCTTGGGAGGTGCTTCTGCTATCAATAAAACTATGTAGTATTGTTTATCTGTCTGCTCTTCTATGTATAGCCTATAATCTTTTAGAATTGCTGAAACTTTTTTGTGAAGTCTCATCAAAACATCGTCGGGATTGCACATCACTGGAAACTCATATCTTACCTGTATAACTTTGCTTTCACTAGATTTCTCAATAACTATGCTACTACTAAAAAGCATGGTGTTTGGTATTTTAACTATTTGCCCATCAACATCAAGAATTTTTGTGTACATAAAGCCTATTTCTATTACCTGACCCTTTAAACTTGGAATTATATAATCTCTGCTAAAGAATTTATATGCTGGAAATGCTAAAAGTGATAATGGTATTGCACCAGCTATTCTAACCATTTGCCCAGGCTTCAAATAGCCAGACAAGAGTATGAGAAGACCGGAGAAGAAGTTTGATAGAACTGGCTGTAAAGCAAGACCAAAAACAAGACCAGAGAATGTTGCACTTGCTAAAAGACCTTCTCCCCCAATGCCAAGACTAGAAACAATTGCTATAGCAAGTAGAATATAGCCAACAACCAATATCACATTTCTAATGAAGTAAGCTTCTTTAAACCCTTTTAGCCATATCATTGAAGCTGATGCAAAAAGCTGAATTATTATGATACCTGCTACAACAATAACTATAGAATTCAAAGCTCCTTTATAGTTTTGATAGAAGTTTGCAAATTCCTTTGGTAAATAGGTTATAGAAGCTTCGAAAACCTTAATCGCAATAGCAATTACTATTAGAATGACAAAAGCCATTACAACTCTTTTTCTAGCCTCCATATATTGAAGCACCGAAAAACTTTTGTGCTTACCTCATAACCTAAAACCATTTTTAAGCTGTGCTATAAGTGCTTTGTAGTGATGAAAAATGGCTTCGAATCTTTGTAGCGAACTGGGAAGAATTCTCCATGTTGATGATGATGCTAAAAAGCTTGGAATATTTGTTTCATATACCATTTCATGGCTTGTTGAGGAAAAGCCTTTTGCGTCGTACCCATTTGAAGATGATGTTAAAAATCTTTTGGATTATCTGAAAAACAGATATACATTGGATAGCCTGAAAAATGATGCTGTTGTTAGAGCATATAGAGACTTTTTCTGGAGAATAGGAATTGACCCTACAAAGGTTAGACCAGCTAGTGAAGCTCTTGTTAGAAGGGGTTTGAGAGGATCTTTTCCAAGAATAAGTCCTGTTGTTGATGCTGGCAACATAGCATCTGCTTATACAATGGTGCCAATAGGTATGTATGACTTGGCATATGCTTCTCCACCATTTAGAATAACTATTAGTAGAGGTGGTGAGGTGTTTAAACCTATTGGTGGAGGTGAGGAGAGACTTGGAAAAGGTATACCAATATTTGTAGATTCAAAGAATTTGGTTATGCATATATATCCTCATAGGGATAGTGTAGAGACTATGATAAGAAACACAACAAGAGAAGTTCTTATTGTTGGTGCTGGTGTTCCAAACGTTGAAACAAATCTTGTTAAAAAAGCTGTTGAAATTGTTGCTCAGTTGCTTGAAAAAATTGGTTGGAGTTGGTGTCGCTACATAGAATTGAAGTAGAGCTACCCCTTCAATATTCCCTTCTCCCTTAGTATACGTTCAATATCTGCAACAACAATTGTTGCATCTCTAGATGAGTCAATCTCTATCAGAATCCCCTTCCTTCTGTAATACTCTATAACAGGTTGAAATGTTTGCTTATACACTTGATACCTTGTTCTAACAACCTCTGGCTCATCATCTTTTCTTCTAATAAGCTTGTGGCCACAAACATCACATATTCCAGGAACCTTTGGAGGTTTCCACTTAATATTGTATATAGCACCACAGTTGGGGCATATGAGCCTGCCAGATACTCTCTCTATAATAACCTCTACAGGAGCTTCAAACAAGAATACAGCATCAATTGTTGTTATTTGATCTAGTGCCTCAGCTTGTTTAATTGTTCTTGGAAATCCATCAAGTATAAACCCCTTTCTACACTCAGGTCTTTGAAGAACACTTTTAACAACTTCTACAACAATTTCGTCAGGTACCAAAAGCCCTTTTTCCACATACTGCTTTATCTTCATGCCAAGCTCTGTGCCCTTGGAAATTTCCTCTCTGAATATATCACCTGTTGATATGTGTGGAATGCCATATTTTTGATTTAGCATCTTAGCATATGTTCCCTTCCCTATTCCAGGAGGTCCTATGAAAACTAGTTTCATGTTGCAGTCCCGTAGAGAAGTTGTAGCAATGTTCTGCAAATATATGTTTTGTATACTCTCTGTAGTATAGTTTGATAAATGCATATATATTTGCATGTTTATAAACTCTTAGCTATATGTTTAAACCTGGTTAAAACACATGAAGAATGATCTAGAATCACTATTTAAACCAAAATCAGTAGCTGTAATAGGTGCTTCAAGAGATCCTAGTAAATTGGGTTATGCAGTACTAAAAAATATTGTTGATAGTGGGTACAGGGGAAGGGTTTATCCAGTAAATCCACAAGCAGATAACATAATGGGTTTGAAGGCATATAAATCTGTTTTGGATATTCCAGATGATGTTGATGTTGCTGTTTTTGTTATTCCTGCTCCCATTGTTCCAGAGGTTTTGGAGGAGTGTGGTAGGAAGGGTGTTAAATATGCTGTAATAATTTCTGCTGGTTTTAAGGAGGTTGGTGGTGAGGGTGTTGAGAGAGAGAAGAGAGTAGTTGAAATAGCGAAAAAGTATGGTGTAAGAGTTCTAGGGCCAAATATCCTTGGTTTAATAGATACTCATACACCAATCAACGCATCTTTTGCTTATATGCCACCACGAGGAGGCATAGCATTTGTTTCTCAAAGTGGTGCCTATTTATCAGCTATAATTGATTGGTCGGTTAAAACTGGAATAGGTTTTTCAAAAATTGTTAGCTTGGGGAATAAGGCTGATCTTAATGAGGTTGACTTTATTGAGTATTTAGCAAATGATTCTGAAACAAAGGTCATACTACTATATTTAGAGTCTATAGCAAATCCGAGAAAGTTTATAGAAGTTGCCTCGGAAGCTGTTAGGAAGAAGCCTGTGATTCTTA of the Ignisphaera cupida genome contains:
- a CDS encoding metal-dependent hydrolase, with the translated sequence MKRSTHNIFSFAIGLWLAEALPITSYLIVNTITVVALSTFVNWFIDSIGGHNRYRRTPYTHSLLGVLLVSTIVAILINLLILSTKIAISHQIIQKIFVISLVIGLSHLLLDSLTADGIVLMWPFIKKRFAFTKMRFDNKLLNGLTTLISIMLLALYINYKIA
- a CDS encoding mechanosensitive ion channel family protein, yielding MEARKRVVMAFVILIVIAIAIKVFEASITYLPKEFANFYQNYKGALNSIVIVVAGIIIIQLFASASMIWLKGFKEAYFIRNVILVVGYILLAIAIVSSLGIGGEGLLASATFSGLVFGLALQPVLSNFFSGLLILLSGYLKPGQMVRIAGAIPLSLLAFPAYKFFSRDYIIPSLKGQVIEIGFMYTKILDVDGQIVKIPNTMLFSSSIVIEKSSESKVIQVRYEFPVMCNPDDVLMRLHKKVSAILKDYRLYIEEQTDKQYYIVLLIAEAPPKVKTREFRSAILKEFIKTHRELINERICQSM
- a CDS encoding B3/B4 domain-containing protein, whose translation is MASNLCSELGRILHVDDDAKKLGIFVSYTISWLVEEKPFASYPFEDDVKNLLDYLKNRYTLDSLKNDAVVRAYRDFFWRIGIDPTKVRPASEALVRRGLRGSFPRISPVVDAGNIASAYTMVPIGMYDLAYASPPFRITISRGGEVFKPIGGGEERLGKGIPIFVDSKNLVMHIYPHRDSVETMIRNTTREVLIVGAGVPNVETNLVKKAVEIVAQLLEKIGWSWCRYIELK
- a CDS encoding adenylate kinase; amino-acid sequence: MKLVFIGPPGIGKGTYAKMLNQKYGIPHISTGDIFREEISKGTELGMKIKQYVEKGLLVPDEIVVEVVKSVLQRPECRKGFILDGFPRTIKQAEALDQITTIDAVFLFEAPVEVIIERVSGRLICPNCGAIYNIKWKPPKVPGICDVCGHKLIRRKDDEPEVVRTRYQVYKQTFQPVIEYYRRKGILIEIDSSRDATIVVADIERILREKGILKG